A portion of the Haemophilus influenzae genome contains these proteins:
- the infA gene encoding translation initiation factor IF-1 has translation MAKEDCIEMQGTILETLPNTMFRVELENGHVVTAHISGKMRKNYIRILTGDKVTVEMTPYDLSKGRIIFRSR, from the coding sequence ATGGCGAAAGAAGATTGCATTGAGATGCAAGGCACAATTTTAGAGACTTTACCGAATACTATGTTCCGCGTGGAGTTGGAAAACGGTCACGTGGTTACTGCGCATATTTCTGGAAAAATGCGTAAAAACTATATCCGTATTTTGACTGGGGATAAAGTGACTGTAGAAATGACCCCTTATGATTTAAGTAAAGGTCGTATTATTTTCCGTAGTCGTTAA
- the rpsF gene encoding 30S ribosomal protein S6, translating into MRHYEIVFMVHPDQSEQVPGMIERYTGSVKEAGGQVHRLEDWGRRQLAYPINKLHKAHYVLMNVEAPQQVIDELETTFRYNDAVLRSLVIHTKHAVTEASPMKAAKEERKPLAEVENNDFEDAEE; encoded by the coding sequence ATGCGTCACTACGAAATCGTGTTTATGGTTCATCCGGACCAAAGCGAGCAAGTACCAGGTATGATCGAACGTTACACCGGTTCTGTAAAAGAAGCTGGTGGTCAAGTTCATCGCCTAGAAGATTGGGGTCGTCGCCAATTAGCGTACCCAATTAATAAATTACACAAAGCACATTATGTGCTTATGAATGTAGAAGCGCCTCAACAAGTCATCGACGAGCTAGAAACGACTTTCCGTTATAACGATGCTGTATTACGCAGTCTTGTTATCCATACTAAGCACGCCGTAACAGAAGCGTCCCCAATGAAAGCGGCTAAAGAAGAACGTAAACCTTTAGCTGAAGTTGAAAACAACGATTTTGAGGATGCTGAAGAGTAA
- the priB gene encoding primosomal replication protein N has product MLKSNLKIDNRFSVMGVVSQLPKRLKSPSGIEHCKFLLEHRSDQIESGFTRQAWLKMPVQISGNQLIEKTQSITVGSKILVVGFITSHKTQSGLCQLVLHAEQIEFID; this is encoded by the coding sequence ATGCTGAAGAGTAATTTGAAAATTGATAATCGTTTTTCGGTTATGGGAGTCGTTTCTCAGTTACCAAAGCGATTAAAAAGCCCTAGTGGAATTGAGCATTGCAAGTTTTTGTTAGAACATCGTTCTGATCAGATTGAAAGTGGTTTCACACGTCAAGCTTGGTTAAAAATGCCAGTTCAAATTAGTGGTAATCAATTGATAGAAAAAACTCAAAGCATTACGGTCGGTAGTAAAATTTTGGTGGTGGGATTTATTACATCACATAAAACCCAAAGTGGGTTATGCCAATTAGTTTTACATGCCGAGCAAATCGAATTTATAGATTAG
- the rpsR gene encoding 30S ribosomal protein S18: MARYFRRRKFCRFTAENVVEIDYKDIATLKNYISESGKIVPSRITGTRAKYQRQLARAIKRARYLALLPYTDNHQ; the protein is encoded by the coding sequence ATGGCACGTTATTTCCGTCGTCGTAAGTTCTGCCGTTTCACAGCGGAAAATGTTGTTGAAATCGATTACAAAGATATCGCTACATTAAAGAACTATATTTCAGAAAGCGGCAAAATTGTACCTAGCCGTATTACCGGTACTCGTGCGAAGTACCAACGTCAATTAGCTCGTGCAATCAAACGCGCTCGCTATTTAGCGTTACTTCCATACACTGACAATCATCAGTAA
- the rplI gene encoding 50S ribosomal protein L9: MQVILLDKIVHLGQVGDQVNVKSGFARNFLIPQGKAVMATKANIEHFEARRAELEATAAANLAAAQARAAEVTALGSVTIASKAGDEGRLFGAITTRDVAEAVTAAGVKIAKSEVRLPNGPIRTLGDHDVRFQLHGEVFAALDVIVVAE, encoded by the coding sequence ATGCAAGTAATTCTTTTAGATAAAATTGTTCACTTAGGTCAAGTGGGCGATCAAGTAAATGTTAAATCAGGTTTTGCACGTAACTTCTTAATCCCACAAGGTAAAGCAGTTATGGCAACTAAAGCTAACATTGAACACTTTGAAGCACGTCGTGCAGAATTAGAAGCGACAGCGGCAGCAAATCTTGCAGCAGCTCAAGCTCGTGCAGCAGAAGTTACTGCATTAGGTTCTGTGACTATCGCATCTAAAGCAGGTGATGAAGGTCGTTTATTCGGCGCAATCACTACTCGTGATGTGGCAGAAGCAGTAACTGCAGCAGGCGTTAAAATTGCGAAAAGTGAAGTTCGTTTACCAAACGGTCCAATCCGTACTCTTGGTGACCACGATGTTCGTTTCCAACTTCACGGTGAAGTATTTGCAGCATTAGATGTAATCGTTGTTGCAGAATAA
- the groL gene encoding chaperonin GroEL (60 kDa chaperone family; promotes refolding of misfolded polypeptides especially under stressful conditions; forms two stacked rings of heptamers to form a barrel-shaped 14mer; ends can be capped by GroES; misfolded proteins enter the barrel where they are refolded when GroES binds), with protein MAAKDVKFGNDARVKMLKGVNVLADAVKVTLGPKGRNVILDKSFGAPTITKDGVSVAREIELEDKFENMGAQMVKEVASKANDAAGDGTTTATVLAQAIVNEGLKAVAAGMNPMDLKRGIDKAVSAVVSELKNLSKPCETAKEIEQVGTISANSDSIVGQLISQAMEKVGKEGVITVEDGTGLEDELDVVEGMQFDRGYLSPYFINKPETATVELDNPYLLLVDKKISNIRELLPVLEGVAKAGKPLLIIAEDVEGEALATLVVNTMRGIVKVAAVKAPGFGDRRKAMLQDIAILTAGTVISEEIGMELEKATLEDLGQAKRVVINKDNTTIIDGIGDEAQIKGRVAQIRQQIEESTSDYDKEKLQERVAKLAGGVAVIKVGAATEVEMKEKKDRVDDALHATRAAVEEGIVAGGGVALVRAAAKVAASLKGDNEEQNVGIKLALRAMEAPLRQIVTNAGEEASVVASAVKNGEGNFGYNAGTELYGDMIEMGILDPTKVTRSALQFAASVAGLMITTECMVTDLPKDDKADLGAAGMGGMGGMGGMM; from the coding sequence ATGGCAGCAAAAGACGTAAAATTTGGTAATGACGCACGCGTAAAAATGCTTAAAGGCGTGAATGTATTAGCGGATGCAGTAAAAGTAACCCTTGGCCCGAAAGGTCGTAATGTAATTTTAGATAAATCATTTGGCGCACCAACTATCACTAAAGACGGTGTGTCTGTTGCTCGTGAAATCGAATTAGAAGATAAATTCGAGAACATGGGGGCACAAATGGTGAAAGAAGTGGCATCTAAAGCAAATGATGCTGCAGGTGACGGTACAACTACTGCAACTGTACTTGCGCAAGCTATCGTAAATGAAGGCTTGAAAGCAGTAGCTGCAGGTATGAATCCAATGGATTTAAAACGTGGTATTGATAAAGCAGTAAGTGCGGTTGTTTCTGAACTTAAAAATTTATCTAAACCTTGTGAAACAGCAAAAGAAATTGAACAAGTAGGTACCATTTCTGCAAACTCTGACAGCATTGTGGGTCAATTAATCTCACAAGCAATGGAAAAAGTGGGCAAGGAAGGGGTAATTACTGTTGAAGATGGTACGGGTCTTGAAGATGAATTAGATGTGGTTGAAGGCATGCAATTCGACCGTGGTTACCTTTCTCCATATTTCATCAACAAACCAGAAACTGCAACGGTTGAATTAGATAATCCATATCTTCTTCTTGTAGATAAAAAAATCTCTAACATTCGTGAATTACTTCCCGTGTTAGAAGGCGTTGCGAAAGCAGGTAAACCGTTATTAATCATCGCTGAAGATGTGGAAGGCGAAGCGCTTGCAACCTTAGTGGTAAACACTATGCGCGGTATCGTGAAAGTTGCAGCAGTGAAAGCACCAGGTTTTGGTGATCGTCGTAAAGCGATGTTACAAGATATTGCAATTTTAACAGCGGGTACTGTGATTTCTGAAGAAATTGGTATGGAGCTTGAAAAAGCAACATTGGAAGATTTAGGTCAAGCAAAACGTGTTGTTATCAATAAAGATAACACAACCATTATTGATGGTATCGGCGATGAAGCACAAATCAAAGGTCGTGTGGCTCAAATTCGTCAGCAAATCGAAGAATCAACTTCTGACTACGACAAAGAAAAACTCCAAGAACGCGTGGCTAAATTAGCAGGCGGTGTGGCAGTAATCAAAGTGGGCGCAGCAACTGAAGTTGAAATGAAAGAGAAAAAAGATCGTGTAGATGATGCATTACATGCAACTCGTGCAGCGGTTGAAGAAGGTATCGTTGCTGGTGGTGGCGTTGCATTAGTTCGCGCAGCAGCGAAAGTTGCAGCAAGCCTAAAAGGTGACAACGAAGAACAAAATGTGGGTATCAAACTTGCATTACGTGCGATGGAAGCACCTTTACGTCAAATCGTCACTAACGCAGGTGAAGAAGCTTCAGTTGTGGCAAGTGCGGTTAAAAATGGCGAAGGAAACTTTGGTTATAATGCAGGAACAGAACTGTACGGCGATATGATCGAAATGGGTATCTTAGATCCAACTAAAGTCACTCGTTCTGCATTGCAATTCGCAGCTTCTGTAGCAGGCTTAATGATTACCACTGAATGTATGGTAACTGATCTTCCAAAAGATGATAAAGCCGATTTAGGTGCTGCTGGAATGGGCGGTATGGGTGGAATGGGCGGAATGATGTAA
- a CDS encoding co-chaperone GroES, translating to MNIRPLHDRVIIKREEVETRSAGGIVLTGSAATKSTRAKVLAVGKGRILENGTVQPLDVKVGDTVIFNDGYGVKSEKIDGEEVLIISENDILAIVE from the coding sequence ATGAATATTCGTCCTTTACACGATCGTGTAATTATTAAACGTGAAGAAGTCGAAACCCGTTCAGCTGGCGGTATCGTATTAACCGGTTCAGCCGCGACCAAATCAACCCGTGCGAAAGTATTAGCTGTGGGTAAAGGTCGTATTTTAGAAAATGGCACCGTTCAACCTTTAGATGTTAAAGTTGGCGATACCGTAATTTTCAACGACGGTTACGGCGTGAAAAGCGAAAAAATCGATGGTGAAGAAGTGTTAATCATTTCTGAAAACGACATCTTAGCAATTGTAGAATAA
- the ureA gene encoding urease subunit gamma codes for MHLTSREQEKLMLFLAGELAAKRKARGVKLNYPETIAYIASHLQEAAREGMSVAEVMQYGSTLLTVDDVMEGVAEMVHEVQIEATFPDGTKLVTVHNPIR; via the coding sequence ATGCACTTAACTTCCAGAGAACAAGAAAAGCTGATGCTTTTCCTCGCGGGTGAACTTGCGGCAAAACGCAAAGCCCGCGGCGTTAAATTAAACTATCCAGAAACTATTGCTTATATTGCTAGTCATTTACAAGAGGCAGCAAGAGAAGGAATGAGTGTAGCGGAAGTCATGCAATATGGCTCAACACTTTTAACCGTTGATGATGTCATGGAAGGTGTGGCAGAAATGGTTCATGAAGTCCAGATTGAAGCTACTTTCCCAGATGGTACAAAACTTGTTACCGTGCATAATCCAATCAGATAA
- the ureB gene encoding urease subunit beta — MIPGEYQLAEGDILANVGRKTVKIEVTNSGDRPIQVGSHYHFFETNNALKFDRTLARGMRLNVPSGNAVRFEPGEAKTVELVAFGGNQIIYGFHNQIDGKL; from the coding sequence ATGATCCCAGGCGAATACCAATTAGCCGAAGGCGATATTCTCGCTAATGTCGGCAGAAAAACCGTAAAAATCGAAGTAACAAATTCAGGCGACCGCCCAATTCAAGTTGGCTCGCATTACCATTTTTTTGAAACCAATAATGCCCTTAAATTTGACCGCACTTTGGCGCGTGGAATGCGCTTAAATGTTCCATCTGGCAATGCGGTGCGTTTCGAACCAGGCGAAGCCAAAACGGTTGAGTTAGTAGCTTTTGGTGGTAACCAAATCATTTATGGTTTCCATAATCAAATTGATGGCAAATTATAA
- the ureC gene encoding urease subunit alpha yields MALTISRAQYVATYGPTVGDKVRLGDTNLWATIEQDLLTKGDECKFGGGKSVRDGMAQSGTATRDNPNVLDFVITNVMIIDAKLGIIKADIGIRDGRIVGIGQAGNPDTMDNVTPNMIIGASTEVHNGAHLIATAGGIDTHIHFICPQQAQHAIESGVTTLIGGGTGPADGTHATTCTPGAWYMERMFQAAEALPVNVGFFGKGNCSSLDPLREQIEAGALGLKIHEDWGATPAVIDSALKVADEMDIQVAIHTDTLNESGFLEDTMKAIDGRVIHTFHTEGAGGGHAPDIIKAAMYPNVLPASTNPTRPFTRNTIDEHLDMLMVCHHLDKRVPEDVAFADSRIRPETIAAEDILHDMGVFSIMSSDSQAMGRIGEVVIRTWQTADKMKMQRGELGNEGNDNFRIKRYISKYTINPAIAHGIAEHIGSLEVGKIADIVLWKPMFFGVKPEVVIKKGFISYAKMGDPNASIPTPQPVFYRPMYGAQGLATAQTAVFFVSQAAEKADIRAKFGLHKETIAVKGCRSVGKKDLVHNDVTPNITVDAERYEVRVDGELITCEPVDSVPLGQRYFLF; encoded by the coding sequence ATGGCATTAACAATTTCAAGAGCTCAATACGTAGCAACTTATGGCCCAACCGTTGGTGATAAAGTCCGTTTAGGCGATACCAATTTATGGGCAACCATTGAACAAGATTTATTGACCAAAGGTGATGAGTGTAAATTTGGTGGCGGTAAAAGCGTGCGTGATGGTATGGCTCAAAGCGGTACGGCAACTCGCGACAATCCGAATGTATTGGATTTTGTGATTACCAACGTGATGATCATTGATGCTAAATTAGGCATTATCAAAGCAGATATTGGTATTCGTGATGGGCGTATTGTGGGCATTGGACAAGCAGGTAACCCTGACACCATGGATAACGTCACACCAAACATGATTATCGGTGCAAGCACGGAAGTCCATAATGGTGCACATTTAATTGCAACCGCTGGTGGTATCGATACCCACATTCACTTTATTTGTCCACAACAAGCACAACATGCAATTGAAAGTGGCGTTACCACGTTAATTGGTGGCGGAACTGGCCCTGCTGATGGTACGCACGCAACCACTTGTACCCCTGGCGCATGGTATATGGAACGTATGTTTCAAGCGGCAGAAGCCTTGCCTGTAAACGTCGGATTTTTTGGTAAAGGCAACTGTTCAAGCCTAGATCCTCTGCGTGAGCAAATTGAAGCGGGTGCATTAGGTTTAAAAATCCACGAAGACTGGGGCGCAACGCCTGCCGTGATTGATTCTGCATTAAAAGTAGCAGATGAAATGGATATTCAGGTTGCTATTCACACGGATACCTTAAATGAAAGTGGCTTCTTAGAAGATACCATGAAAGCGATTGATGGACGTGTCATTCACACTTTCCATACGGAGGGTGCAGGTGGCGGACATGCGCCTGACATCATTAAAGCAGCGATGTATCCAAACGTATTGCCCGCTTCAACTAACCCGACTCGTCCGTTTACCAGAAACACCATTGATGAACATTTGGATATGTTGATGGTTTGCCATCACTTAGATAAACGCGTGCCAGAAGACGTAGCTTTTGCCGATAGCCGTATCCGCCCTGAAACCATTGCAGCGGAAGATATTTTGCATGATATGGGCGTCTTCTCCATTATGAGTTCAGACTCTCAAGCGATGGGACGTATTGGCGAAGTCGTTATTCGTACATGGCAAACTGCAGATAAGATGAAAATGCAACGTGGTGAGCTAGGTAATGAAGGAAACGATAACTTCCGTATTAAACGCTATATCTCGAAATACACCATCAACCCAGCAATTGCACATGGTATTGCGGAGCATATTGGCTCGTTAGAAGTGGGTAAAATCGCAGATATCGTGTTATGGAAACCGATGTTCTTTGGCGTAAAACCTGAAGTCGTCATTAAAAAAGGCTTTATTAGTTACGCGAAAATGGGCGACCCAAATGCCTCAATTCCAACGCCGCAACCTGTATTCTACCGTCCAATGTACGGTGCACAAGGTTTGGCGACAGCACAAACAGCGGTATTTTTTGTTTCACAAGCCGCTGAAAAAGCCGATATTCGTGCGAAATTTGGTTTACACAAAGAAACCATTGCCGTAAAAGGCTGCCGCAGCGTAGGTAAAAAAGATCTGGTTCATAATGATGTAACACCAAACATTACTGTTGATGCTGAACGTTATGAAGTTCGAGTGGACGGAGAGTTAATTACCTGTGAACCAGTGGATAGCGTACCATTGGGTCAGCGATATTTCCTATTCTAA
- the ureE gene encoding urease accessory protein UreE: MKIINPILPIIENILGNLTALQAEGKITTQPIERIALQWYESERNILRKTTNTGREVAFRLLKEGQRLKHDDVVFISDELVIAIEILPSDVIVLSPKTLPEMARACYEIGNKHSPLFLDGDEVTLPYDKPMFEWLQAAGFHPQKAERRLSQALRANSAQGHGHSHSHSHDHHGYHHHGDGHWHKH, translated from the coding sequence ATGAAAATAATTAACCCAATTCTCCCTATTATAGAAAATATCTTGGGAAATTTAACCGCACTTCAAGCAGAGGGCAAAATTACCACACAGCCCATTGAACGAATAGCATTGCAGTGGTATGAAAGCGAACGGAATATTTTGCGTAAAACTACAAATACGGGGCGTGAAGTAGCATTTCGTTTGCTCAAAGAGGGGCAACGCTTGAAACACGATGATGTAGTTTTTATTAGCGATGAATTAGTGATTGCGATTGAAATTTTACCGAGTGACGTGATTGTGCTGTCGCCCAAAACCTTGCCTGAAATGGCTCGAGCTTGTTATGAAATCGGCAACAAACATTCGCCGCTTTTTTTAGATGGCGATGAAGTAACATTACCTTACGATAAGCCGATGTTTGAATGGCTGCAAGCTGCGGGATTTCATCCGCAAAAAGCAGAACGCCGTTTAAGCCAAGCGTTAAGAGCAAATTCTGCACAAGGGCATGGACATTCTCATAGCCATTCGCATGATCATCATGGCTATCATCATCACGGAGATGGACATTGGCACAAACATTAA
- a CDS encoding urease accessory protein UreF, producing MAQTLNRSLTDLGALLHLVDPTLPIGGFNHSNGLETFVQQGVVSTKATLEEYVQTQLLQNWIYNDGAYLSLAFDAMCEGNFDRLCELDWQLSATKVARESREGSFKLGVRLLKIFIRYETHTLLTAYQQAIAEKRVQGYFPIVFAMVAQAMGLTKADTLYAFYYNAAVGVITNGVKLIPLSQMDGQDILFDLRGSLVQAVELSLDPDEEWLGAATLANDIRAMQHEVLYTRLYMS from the coding sequence TTGGCACAAACATTAAACCGCTCTTTAACGGATTTAGGTGCGTTGTTGCACTTGGTCGATCCAACTTTACCGATTGGTGGATTTAACCATTCCAATGGCTTGGAAACCTTCGTCCAGCAAGGCGTTGTTTCGACTAAAGCAACACTCGAAGAATATGTGCAAACCCAGCTTTTACAAAACTGGATTTACAACGACGGGGCGTATCTTTCCCTTGCCTTCGATGCAATGTGTGAGGGGAATTTTGACCGCTTGTGTGAACTGGATTGGCAACTTTCCGCCACCAAAGTGGCACGTGAAAGCCGTGAAGGGAGTTTCAAACTCGGCGTACGATTGTTGAAAATTTTTATTCGCTATGAAACACATACGTTGCTCACAGCTTACCAGCAAGCGATTGCAGAAAAACGCGTTCAGGGCTATTTCCCAATAGTGTTTGCAATGGTTGCTCAAGCCATGGGCTTAACCAAAGCCGACACGCTCTATGCGTTCTACTATAACGCAGCGGTTGGTGTAATCACTAACGGTGTGAAGCTAATTCCTCTCAGCCAAATGGATGGGCAAGATATTCTGTTTGACTTGCGTGGCTCACTCGTACAAGCGGTGGAATTAAGCCTTGACCCCGACGAAGAATGGCTTGGTGCGGCAACGCTGGCGAATGATATTCGGGCTATGCAACACGAAGTGCTTTATACGCGACTTTATATGTCGTAA
- the ureG gene encoding urease accessory protein UreG: MSNTVATMINKRNIMRNYIKIGVAGPVGAGKTALIEKLTREIASKYSVAVITNDIYTQEDAEFLTKNSLLPPERIMGVETGGCPHTAIREDASMNLEAVDEMVARFPDVEIVFIESGGDNLSATFSPDLADVTIFVIDVAQGEKIPRKGGPGITRSDLLVINKTDLAPFVGADLSVMERDACRMRNGQPFIFTNLMKKENLDGVIGWIEKYALLKNVEEPASLIR; the protein is encoded by the coding sequence ATGAGCAACACAGTTGCTACGATGATAAACAAAAGGAACATTATGCGTAACTACATTAAAATTGGCGTGGCTGGCCCTGTTGGGGCGGGTAAAACGGCGTTAATTGAAAAACTCACTCGTGAAATAGCGTCAAAATATAGCGTAGCAGTCATTACTAACGATATTTACACCCAAGAAGATGCGGAATTTTTAACGAAAAATAGTTTGCTTCCGCCTGAGCGAATTATGGGTGTGGAAACGGGCGGTTGTCCGCACACAGCAATTCGTGAAGATGCCTCGATGAATTTAGAAGCGGTTGATGAAATGGTGGCTCGTTTCCCTGATGTGGAAATTGTATTTATTGAATCGGGCGGCGATAACCTTTCAGCGACTTTCAGCCCAGATTTGGCAGACGTGACAATTTTCGTGATTGACGTGGCTCAAGGGGAAAAAATCCCTCGTAAAGGTGGGCCAGGTATCACTCGTTCAGATTTACTTGTGATCAACAAAACTGATCTTGCTCCATTCGTTGGTGCTGACTTAAGCGTCATGGAACGTGATGCTTGTCGTATGCGTAACGGTCAGCCGTTTATCTTTACCAACTTAATGAAGAAAGAAAATTTAGATGGTGTGATTGGCTGGATTGAAAAATATGCGTTGTTGAAGAATGTGGAAGAACCTGCATCTTTGATTCGTTAA
- a CDS encoding urease accessory protein UreD — MNSKLSLSSKLSSSGKTQLAEYFAMPPFKVITLPSYDDAWANGLNAMQMSSSPGVLAGDVLEIDISLAKLTALSLNTQAFTRVQAMNEGDSAMQTTHILLAENSRLFYLPHPLVLHKDSVFKQQTHIEMGEQSELIYGEIVAIGRVLNDERFAFRQFSSHLKIYALQNDGKKRPLVSDCIQWLPSKMNLTALSQMENYSHQGSLTYLNLAKNNAEIKQQVQALQQQSAEEKDLLIGISQLNEYGLMVRALGCRAEQIQKLFEKIGRLLKSV, encoded by the coding sequence ATGAACAGTAAATTATCCCTTTCCAGCAAACTTTCCTCCAGCGGTAAAACTCAGCTTGCCGAATACTTTGCTATGCCACCGTTTAAAGTGATAACGTTGCCAAGTTACGATGATGCGTGGGCGAATGGCTTGAATGCGATGCAGATGTCGTCCTCCCCTGGCGTGCTGGCGGGCGATGTGTTAGAGATTGATATTTCGTTGGCAAAATTGACCGCACTTTCTTTAAATACGCAGGCATTTACTCGGGTGCAGGCGATGAATGAAGGCGACAGTGCGATGCAAACAACCCATATTTTGCTTGCGGAAAACAGTCGTTTATTCTATTTGCCGCATCCGTTGGTGTTACATAAAGATTCCGTTTTTAAGCAGCAAACCCATATTGAAATGGGCGAACAAAGCGAGCTGATTTACGGTGAAATCGTGGCGATTGGGCGAGTGTTGAATGATGAACGTTTTGCTTTCCGTCAGTTTTCTTCCCATTTGAAGATTTACGCTTTGCAAAACGATGGTAAAAAACGACCGCTTGTCAGTGATTGTATCCAGTGGCTGCCGTCTAAAATGAATCTTACCGCTTTGAGTCAGATGGAAAATTATTCCCATCAAGGTTCGCTGACTTATCTAAATTTGGCGAAAAATAATGCGGAAATCAAACAACAGGTGCAAGCCTTGCAGCAACAAAGTGCGGAAGAAAAAGATCTACTGATAGGCATATCACAACTCAATGAATATGGTTTAATGGTGCGGGCACTCGGGTGTCGTGCAGAGCAAATTCAGAAATTATTTGAGAAAATTGGTAGGCTATTGAAATCTGTGTAA
- the aspA gene encoding aspartate ammonia-lyase, protein MTQFRKEVDLLGEREVPADAYWGIHTLRAVENFNISNVTISDVPEFVRGMVMVKKATALANGELGAIPSDIAKAIVAACDEILTTGKCLDQFPSDVYQGGAGTSVNMNTNEVVANLALEKIGHKKGEYNVINPMDHVNASQSTNDAYPTGFRIAVYNSILKLIDKIQYLHDSFDNKAKEFANILKMGRTQLQDAVPMTVGQEFKAFAVLLEEEVRNLKRTAGLLLEVNLGATAIGTGLNTPQGYTELVVKHLAEVTGLACVPAENLIEATSDCGAYVMVHGALKRTAVKLSKVCNDLRLLSSGPRAGLKEINLPELQAGSSIMPAKVNPVVPEVVNQVCFKVIGNDTTVTFASEAGQLQLNVMEPVIGQAMFESIDILTNACVNLRDKCVDGITVNKEICENYVFNSIGIVTYLNPFIGHHNGDLVGKICAQTGKGVREVVLEKGLLTEEQLDDILSVENLMNPTYKAKLNK, encoded by the coding sequence ATGACTCAATTTAGAAAAGAAGTGGATTTACTCGGAGAACGTGAAGTACCAGCAGACGCATACTGGGGGATTCATACATTAAGAGCGGTAGAAAATTTCAATATTTCTAACGTAACCATTTCTGACGTGCCTGAGTTTGTACGTGGTATGGTAATGGTAAAAAAAGCAACGGCTTTAGCCAATGGCGAATTAGGTGCAATTCCAAGTGATATTGCAAAAGCGATTGTAGCAGCTTGTGATGAAATCCTTACCACTGGAAAATGCTTAGATCAATTCCCATCAGATGTATATCAAGGTGGTGCAGGCACTTCTGTCAATATGAATACTAATGAAGTGGTTGCTAATCTTGCCCTTGAAAAAATTGGTCATAAAAAAGGCGAATATAACGTGATTAATCCGATGGATCACGTTAATGCAAGCCAATCAACCAACGATGCGTATCCTACGGGTTTCCGTATTGCAGTGTATAACAGCATCTTAAAATTGATCGATAAAATTCAATATTTACACGACAGTTTTGATAATAAAGCAAAAGAGTTTGCAAATATCTTAAAAATGGGTCGTACCCAATTGCAAGATGCGGTGCCAATGACTGTTGGTCAAGAATTCAAAGCTTTCGCCGTATTACTTGAAGAAGAAGTGCGTAACTTAAAACGTACAGCAGGTTTATTACTTGAAGTAAACCTTGGTGCAACGGCAATCGGTACTGGTTTAAATACGCCACAAGGCTATACAGAATTAGTTGTAAAACATCTTGCTGAAGTAACTGGATTAGCTTGTGTACCAGCAGAAAACTTAATTGAAGCAACATCTGACTGTGGTGCTTATGTCATGGTTCACGGTGCATTAAAACGTACTGCAGTGAAACTTTCTAAAGTATGTAATGACTTGCGTTTACTTTCTTCTGGCCCACGTGCAGGTTTAAAAGAAATTAATCTTCCTGAATTACAAGCGGGTTCTTCTATTATGCCAGCAAAAGTAAACCCAGTTGTTCCTGAAGTGGTGAACCAAGTATGCTTTAAAGTAATTGGTAACGATACCACTGTGACCTTCGCATCTGAAGCAGGTCAATTACAATTAAACGTAATGGAACCAGTGATTGGTCAAGCAATGTTCGAATCTATCGACATCTTAACCAATGCTTGTGTGAACTTACGCGATAAATGTGTGGATGGCATCACTGTAAACAAAGAAATTTGTGAAAACTACGTGTTTAATTCAATTGGTATTGTGACTTACTTGAATCCATTTATCGGTCACCACAACGGCGACTTAGTGGGTAAAATCTGTGCACAAACAGGCAAAGGCGTACGTGAAGTTGTGTTAGAAAAAGGTTTATTAACAGAAGAACAATTAGATGACATTCTTTCTGTAGAAAACTTAATGAATCCAACTTACAAAGCGAAATTAAATAAATAA